The Tenacibaculum jejuense genome includes a window with the following:
- a CDS encoding PH domain-containing protein has translation MEDQFQNNEVINFPDISNVTFKSIEKRYLKVLLLSAFSYILFIVLGSVLFLEKVIRKKEEGFPFYIIYISLIVLTILYILNIILGFPKRKYVIREQDITYKSGFITRTMVTVPFSRIQHVEIDEGIFSRIFKLASLSVYTAGDSSDDLEIRGLSKDQALKIKEFISSKINE, from the coding sequence ATGGAAGACCAATTTCAAAATAATGAAGTGATCAACTTCCCAGATATTTCAAATGTAACATTTAAAAGCATAGAAAAACGCTATTTGAAAGTACTACTTTTAAGTGCTTTTTCTTATATCTTATTTATAGTTTTAGGATCTGTTTTATTTTTAGAAAAAGTAATCCGTAAAAAAGAAGAAGGTTTTCCTTTTTACATAATTTACATTTCTTTAATAGTGTTGACTATACTTTACATTCTAAATATAATACTCGGTTTTCCAAAACGTAAATATGTAATAAGAGAACAGGATATTACATATAAAAGTGGATTCATCACTAGAACCATGGTTACAGTTCCTTTTTCTAGAATTCAGCACGTTGAAATAGACGAAGGAATATTTTCAAGAATTTTTAAATTGGCTTCTTTAAGTGTTTACACTGCCGGAGATAGTAGTGATGATCTTGAAATAAGAGGACTATCGAAAGATCAAGCATTAAAAATTAAAGAGTTTATTAGCAGTAAGATTAATGAGTAA
- a CDS encoding PH domain-containing protein — protein MSNEIDFSEFRTQSLKGIVIIYGKILFRVLKATWVLLFLFITKASKLSSINILYFYFGIIGILLFILIRSYLVYKNFKFKIDGDSFVLKKGIIAKNNTAIAFDRIQNVNFSQNVIHQLINVYQVDIETAGSDKTEISIKALSLDQAKALRKKITDGKTQEQSIVEENELVKEKPLLSIGVNDLLKVSITENHLQSLLLLTAFLFGFYQQIQDVFQNFIGEEILDNYVNKGKDLLTGSLLLLLGLLIFLSIVAIISSFVRVFLRHFNLTFSIKNRAFEIQQGLTNKKAIILKKEKVQFITIITNPLKRRLGISYVIFKQAISGKVKKTDKLIKIVGCKKEHLDKIKETLYTSYDFENVTKEKPHWYFTYRIILRTTLILLCFNVFFYFIFDGKNQVFVNVFLLLIIGTLFYKKIRKLFFKVSKDMLLVGGGAIETSSTYLEMFKVQNVKIQQSIFQRRRKVADVILQTASGKIKLPSIKEQRANELYNHILYTIETSTKEWM, from the coding sequence ATGAGTAATGAAATAGACTTTTCAGAATTTAGAACACAATCGTTAAAAGGTATTGTAATTATCTACGGTAAAATTCTCTTTCGAGTTTTAAAAGCAACATGGGTTTTATTATTCCTTTTTATCACAAAAGCTTCTAAATTATCATCAATAAATATCCTTTATTTTTATTTTGGAATCATAGGAATATTACTCTTTATCCTAATTAGATCATACCTAGTTTACAAGAACTTTAAATTTAAAATAGATGGAGATTCCTTTGTTTTAAAGAAAGGAATTATAGCTAAAAACAATACAGCAATTGCCTTTGATAGAATTCAAAATGTGAATTTTTCACAGAATGTAATTCATCAGTTAATCAATGTTTATCAGGTCGATATAGAAACAGCAGGTTCAGATAAAACAGAAATTTCAATCAAAGCATTATCGCTTGATCAAGCAAAAGCACTCCGAAAAAAAATTACGGATGGAAAAACTCAAGAACAATCGATAGTTGAAGAAAATGAGTTGGTTAAAGAAAAACCCTTACTTTCTATTGGAGTAAATGATTTATTGAAAGTAAGTATTACTGAAAATCACCTACAAAGTTTATTACTTTTAACAGCTTTTTTATTTGGGTTTTATCAACAAATACAAGATGTTTTTCAAAACTTCATTGGAGAAGAAATTTTAGACAATTACGTAAACAAAGGAAAAGATTTACTTACAGGAAGTTTACTATTACTGTTAGGTTTACTAATCTTTTTATCGATAGTAGCCATCATAAGTTCATTTGTTCGTGTTTTTCTTAGACATTTCAACTTAACTTTTTCAATTAAAAATAGAGCTTTTGAAATTCAACAAGGCCTAACTAATAAGAAAGCGATTATCCTTAAAAAGGAAAAAGTTCAGTTTATCACTATTATTACAAACCCTTTAAAAAGAAGATTGGGTATTTCATATGTTATTTTTAAACAAGCCATCAGCGGAAAAGTAAAAAAGACAGACAAGCTCATAAAAATAGTAGGTTGTAAGAAAGAACATCTAGATAAAATAAAAGAGACTTTGTACACATCTTACGATTTTGAAAATGTCACTAAAGAAAAACCACATTGGTATTTCACATATAGAATCATACTTAGAACTACATTAATTCTTTTGTGTTTTAACGTATTCTTCTATTTTATTTTTGATGGAAAAAATCAAGTATTTGTAAATGTATTTTTGCTTCTGATTATAGGAACATTGTTTTATAAGAAAATACGAAAGTTATTCTTTAAGGTATCTAAAGATATGCTGCTAGTTGGTGGAGGAGCTATTGAAACAAGTAGTACATATTTAGAAATGTTTAAAGTGCAAAATGTGAAAATTCAACAAAGTATTTTCCAGAGAAGAAGAAAAGTAGCTGATGTAATCTTACAAACAGCTTCAGGAAAAATAAAATTACCAAGTATAAAAGAACAAAGAGCAAACGAACTTTATAATCATATTTTATATACAATAGAAACGAGTACAAAAGAATGGATGTAA
- the menA gene encoding 1,4-dihydroxy-2-naphthoate octaprenyltransferase, which translates to MDVKSYIKAARLRTLPLSISGIIVGASLGNYDSVKNLAFKCCFGCPKSYTTLIFWLAILTTIGFQVLSNFANDYGDGIKGTDKDREGEARMVASGAITPQQMKRAMIITTILTLIVAIALIYVAFGKDNFIYSLLFFGLGITSIVAAIKYTVGKSAYGYSGFGDIFVFLFFGLLAVVGTYFLYTKEINFTIFLPAFSVGLLSTAVLNLNNMRDRVNDEKSGKNTIVVKIGAEFAKYYHYYLIVSSFLFSFLYVGIHYRTPWQFLFLVAYIPLAKHLLFVYKNENEPLLDGELKKVALSTFLFAILFGLGNVL; encoded by the coding sequence ATGGATGTAAAAAGTTATATAAAAGCAGCAAGATTACGAACATTACCGCTTTCAATCTCAGGAATAATTGTTGGAGCATCATTGGGAAATTACGACTCGGTCAAAAATCTAGCTTTTAAATGTTGTTTTGGGTGTCCAAAATCATATACAACATTAATTTTCTGGTTAGCTATTCTAACGACAATAGGTTTTCAAGTATTGTCAAATTTTGCAAACGATTATGGAGATGGAATAAAGGGAACTGATAAAGATAGAGAAGGAGAAGCACGTATGGTTGCGTCTGGAGCAATAACACCGCAACAAATGAAAAGAGCAATGATAATAACTACTATTCTCACTCTAATTGTGGCAATTGCTTTAATTTATGTGGCATTTGGTAAAGACAATTTTATTTATTCTCTATTGTTTTTCGGTTTAGGGATTACGTCAATTGTGGCTGCTATTAAATATACAGTTGGTAAATCTGCTTACGGTTACAGCGGATTTGGTGATATATTTGTTTTCCTTTTCTTTGGTTTATTAGCAGTTGTAGGAACTTATTTTTTATATACCAAAGAAATCAATTTTACAATTTTTCTCCCAGCTTTTTCAGTTGGATTATTAAGTACAGCTGTACTTAATTTAAATAATATGAGAGATCGTGTTAATGATGAAAAATCAGGAAAAAATACTATTGTAGTAAAAATAGGAGCAGAATTCGCTAAATATTATCATTATTATTTGATAGTTTCATCGTTTTTATTCTCTTTCTTATATGTAGGAATTCACTATAGAACACCTTGGCAATTCTTATTTTTGGTAGCTTATATACCACTAGCTAAGCATTTATTATTTGTGTATAAGAATGAAAATGAACCTTTATTAGACGGAGAGTTAAAGAAAGTAGCATTAAGTACTTTTTTGTTTGCGATTCTTTTTGGTCTAGGTAACGTTTTGTAA
- a CDS encoding metal-dependent hydrolase: protein MKITFYGHACFGIEINNTNIIVDPFITGNPLAQDIDINSIKADYILVTHAHQDHVLDVEVLAERTGATIVSNYEIVMYYGAKDLKGHPVNHGGTFKTENFSAKYVNAIHTSSFADGSYGGQPGGFVITAGDKSLYIAGDTAVTMDMKLIPMTTKLTASIFPIGDNFTMGVTDAIIASDLVECDSVIGCHFNTFPPIEIDVDNAKQQFSDAGKELNIVEIGASITI from the coding sequence ATGAAGATTACATTTTACGGTCATGCTTGTTTCGGCATAGAAATTAATAATACTAACATTATAGTTGATCCTTTTATTACCGGAAATCCGTTAGCACAAGACATTGATATAAATTCAATTAAAGCAGATTATATTTTAGTAACACATGCACATCAAGATCATGTTTTAGATGTAGAGGTTCTAGCAGAGAGAACTGGAGCTACTATTGTTTCTAATTACGAAATTGTAATGTATTATGGAGCAAAAGACTTAAAAGGACATCCAGTTAATCATGGAGGAACTTTTAAAACAGAGAATTTTTCAGCTAAATATGTAAATGCTATTCATACGTCTTCATTTGCAGATGGTTCTTATGGTGGTCAGCCAGGCGGTTTTGTAATTACTGCAGGTGATAAATCGTTATATATTGCTGGTGATACAGCGGTAACGATGGATATGAAATTAATTCCTATGACAACTAAATTAACAGCTTCAATTTTTCCAATCGGAGATAATTTTACAATGGGAGTTACAGACGCGATTATCGCAAGTGATTTAGTAGAGTGTGATTCAGTAATAGGATGTCATTTCAATACTTTTCCACCAATTGAAATTGATGTAGATAATGCTAAACAACAATTTTCAGATGCAGGAAAAGAATTAAATATTGTAGAAATAGGAGCTTCAATAACAATCTAA
- a CDS encoding SRPBCC family protein, whose product MKRIKIILGVIAALTIVFFSTGLFFKETAYTTQITVNKPIDEVFSLFNDTSKIKNWIPDVQSIEAIDEKPEKTGSTYKMVVKNNNGEEIALEEKVIAFVPNEKVTLRFKSPTMLKTDDYVFSFTDGNTTIQNNSRCIGGSYILSCLFPYFKGKLQSIDQEYLNNFKAFIEKN is encoded by the coding sequence ATGAAAAGAATTAAAATAATCTTAGGAGTAATTGCAGCTTTAACTATTGTGTTTTTTTCAACAGGACTTTTCTTTAAAGAAACAGCCTATACGACTCAAATCACAGTAAACAAACCAATAGACGAAGTTTTTTCATTGTTTAATGATACGTCTAAAATAAAAAACTGGATTCCAGATGTACAATCAATAGAAGCTATTGATGAAAAACCTGAAAAAACAGGAAGTACTTATAAAATGGTTGTAAAGAATAATAATGGTGAAGAAATTGCTTTAGAAGAAAAAGTAATTGCTTTTGTACCTAACGAGAAAGTAACTTTACGATTTAAATCGCCAACAATGTTAAAAACGGATGATTACGTTTTTAGTTTTACTGATGGAAATACTACAATTCAGAATAATTCAAGATGTATCGGTGGTTCTTATATTTTAAGTTGTCTGTTTCCTTATTTCAAAGGAAAATTACAAAGTATCGATCAAGAATACTTAAATAATTTTAAAGCTTTTATAGAAAAAAACTAA
- a CDS encoding o-succinylbenzoate synthase gives MIQAKFQKYTLEFKRPSGTSRGVLRVKETYLLLLSEGDKQGIGECGVFKGLSADDRPDYDEKLIWTCNNINLGLEKLLQELIEFPSIQIGVEQAFLSLNSQDKFELFPSDFTQKKDPISINGLIWMGDADFMKSQIQDKLNEGFSCIKMKIGAINFEEELALLKSIRKEFSSKEIELRVDANGAFAPNEALEKLKRLSELELHSIEQPIKQGQYEEMAKLCEKTPLPIALDEELIGVFLTEEKKKLIQNINPQYIILKPTLVGGFKGSQEWIDIAEHNNIDWWITSALESNIGLNAIAQWTYTLKSKMPQGLGTGSLFTNNFDSPLEVKNGKLQYNTTLDWNFNLK, from the coding sequence TTGATTCAAGCTAAATTTCAAAAATATACTTTAGAGTTTAAACGTCCGAGTGGGACTTCAAGAGGTGTTTTAAGAGTAAAAGAAACGTATTTACTTCTTTTAAGTGAAGGTGATAAGCAAGGAATTGGAGAATGTGGAGTGTTTAAAGGTTTAAGTGCTGATGATAGACCAGATTATGATGAGAAGTTAATTTGGACTTGCAATAATATCAATTTAGGTTTAGAGAAATTGTTACAAGAACTTATCGAGTTTCCTTCTATTCAAATTGGTGTTGAACAAGCTTTTTTATCATTAAATTCTCAAGATAAGTTTGAATTATTTCCTTCTGATTTCACACAAAAAAAAGACCCAATTTCAATTAATGGATTAATTTGGATGGGGGATGCAGATTTTATGAAATCTCAAATTCAAGACAAATTAAATGAAGGCTTTTCTTGTATAAAAATGAAAATTGGTGCCATTAATTTTGAAGAAGAATTAGCATTATTAAAAAGTATTAGAAAAGAATTTTCTTCAAAAGAGATTGAATTGCGTGTAGATGCAAATGGAGCTTTCGCACCAAATGAAGCATTAGAGAAATTAAAGCGTTTGTCTGAGTTAGAATTACATTCTATAGAGCAACCGATAAAACAAGGTCAATATGAAGAAATGGCAAAACTGTGTGAGAAAACTCCTTTGCCAATTGCCTTAGATGAAGAATTGATTGGTGTTTTTTTAACTGAAGAAAAGAAAAAGCTTATTCAAAATATTAATCCGCAATACATTATTTTAAAACCTACTTTAGTTGGTGGATTTAAAGGAAGTCAAGAATGGATTGATATTGCAGAACATAATAATATCGACTGGTGGATTACTTCTGCATTAGAAAGTAACATTGGTTTAAATGCCATTGCACAGTGGACATATACTTTAAAAAGTAAAATGCCTCAAGGATTAGGAACTGGAAGTTTGTTTACAAATAATTTCGATAGTCCATTAGAGGTGAAAAATGGAAAGTTACAATACAATACTACCTTGGATTGGAACTTTAATTTAAAATAA
- a CDS encoding CPBP family intramembrane glutamic endopeptidase produces MNYIQQAFKGRNEWYLYLISIFLILFGWQIIGGIPLLITAVLFSDGVGGFTKAAENNFLGIGIDSNLYLFLMILMFIFGLLALIVCIKYIHKRKFTTLVTSRKKIDWKRFWFAFVIWAVIAIIITTVGILMSPEDYVWNFKPVPFFTLLLVSFLFLPFQTSFEELLFRGYLLQGFGVLFKNRWVPLIITSVVFGLLHGANPEVEKLGYISMVFYIGTGLFFGILTLLDEGTELALGFHAANNIIAAVFVTANWTVFQTEALYVDHSEPSVGIEMFLPVFVIYPAVIFFLSKKYGWTNMKDKLFGNITVPVAQENIIDIKGVEENAS; encoded by the coding sequence ATGAACTACATTCAGCAAGCATTTAAAGGAAGAAACGAATGGTATTTATATCTAATAAGTATCTTCTTAATTTTATTCGGTTGGCAAATAATTGGAGGAATTCCATTACTGATAACTGCCGTGCTTTTTTCAGATGGTGTTGGAGGTTTTACTAAAGCTGCTGAAAATAATTTTTTAGGAATTGGTATTGATAGTAATTTATATCTCTTCCTAATGATATTAATGTTTATTTTTGGTTTACTCGCGTTAATTGTTTGTATAAAATATATACACAAGAGAAAATTCACAACCTTAGTTACTTCAAGAAAAAAAATAGATTGGAAGCGCTTTTGGTTCGCGTTCGTAATTTGGGCAGTTATAGCAATTATTATTACTACTGTCGGAATTTTAATGTCTCCTGAAGATTATGTATGGAATTTTAAACCCGTTCCTTTTTTTACATTATTATTGGTTTCTTTTTTGTTTTTACCTTTTCAAACAAGTTTTGAAGAGTTACTGTTTAGAGGATATTTATTACAAGGATTTGGAGTTCTTTTTAAAAATAGATGGGTGCCACTTATTATAACGTCTGTGGTTTTCGGATTATTACATGGAGCAAATCCAGAAGTTGAAAAGCTAGGATACATCAGTATGGTCTTTTACATCGGAACAGGTTTGTTTTTTGGAATACTAACACTTTTAGATGAAGGAACAGAGCTTGCTTTAGGATTTCATGCAGCGAATAATATTATAGCTGCAGTATTTGTAACAGCGAATTGGACTGTTTTTCAAACAGAAGCCTTGTATGTAGATCATTCAGAACCTTCTGTTGGTATAGAAATGTTTTTACCAGTATTTGTAATATATCCAGCTGTAATTTTCTTTTTGTCGAAAAAATATGGGTGGACAAATATGAAAGATAAACTATTCGGAAATATTACTGTTCCTGTTGCACAAGAAAATATTATTGACATAAAAGGTGTAGAGGAAAATGCATCTTAA
- a CDS encoding AMP-binding protein, whose amino-acid sequence MHLNFKLNGISFQSEEELIAYSKTISKSIYSFFIDWFNQEDYLVVTTSGSTGKPKPISLKKEFMKNSAIATGNFFNVKEDTKALLCLSADYIAGKMMLVRALILGWSLDVVSVDSNPLSKTKEDYDFSAMVPMQLQNSLQDLHRIKKIIVGGGVVSNTLISKIQDNQTQIFATYGMTETITHIAVKKLNDFNEKPVFYQSLPNVEIGIDHRSCLVIKAPKVSDELVVTNDVVQLVSDNQFEWLGRFDNIINSGGVKLNPEKIEEKLSQIIHGRFFVIGFPDETLGEKLILIVEGEKYDLSLSSVKGLSKYEIPKEVYFLSNFIETETQKIQRKKTLEKLKL is encoded by the coding sequence ATGCATCTTAATTTTAAATTGAATGGAATTTCTTTTCAGTCTGAAGAGGAATTAATAGCATATTCAAAAACAATTTCAAAGAGTATATATTCTTTCTTTATTGACTGGTTCAATCAAGAAGATTATTTAGTTGTAACAACTTCTGGTTCTACAGGAAAACCTAAACCAATTTCTTTGAAGAAAGAGTTTATGAAAAACTCTGCAATAGCTACTGGAAACTTTTTCAATGTAAAAGAAGACACAAAAGCATTATTATGTCTTTCTGCAGATTATATTGCCGGAAAAATGATGTTGGTTAGAGCGTTAATTTTAGGTTGGTCGCTTGATGTTGTAAGTGTAGATTCTAATCCACTTTCAAAGACAAAAGAAGATTATGATTTTTCAGCAATGGTTCCAATGCAATTGCAAAATTCTTTGCAGGATTTACATCGCATAAAAAAAATAATTGTTGGTGGTGGAGTAGTTTCTAATACATTGATAAGTAAAATTCAGGATAATCAAACTCAGATTTTTGCAACCTATGGAATGACAGAAACCATTACACATATTGCTGTGAAAAAATTGAATGATTTTAATGAAAAACCAGTTTTTTACCAAAGTTTGCCCAATGTTGAAATTGGCATAGATCATCGAAGTTGTTTGGTTATTAAAGCGCCAAAAGTATCAGATGAATTGGTGGTGACAAATGATGTTGTTCAGCTAGTTTCAGATAATCAATTTGAATGGTTGGGGAGGTTTGATAATATTATTAATTCTGGAGGAGTAAAGCTAAATCCAGAAAAAATAGAAGAAAAATTATCACAAATAATTCATGGTAGATTCTTTGTTATTGGTTTTCCAGATGAAACTTTAGGAGAAAAGTTAATTCTTATCGTAGAAGGAGAAAAATATGATCTTTCACTATCTAGTGTAAAAGGTTTATCAAAATATGAAATTCCTAAAGAAGTATATTTTTTATCCAATTTTATAGAAACAGAAACTCAAAAAATTCAGCGTAAAAAAACACTTGAAAAACTCAAATTATAA